GTCCTCGTCGAGTGTGGTGCGCTCCGCCGTGTTCGACGCGTACGGCTCGACCTCGGCGGAGGCGAGGACGGACTCCTCGTCGAAGTAGAGCTGCCCGGTGTGGCAGGTGTTGCCGCCCTCGTAACCGGCGTCCGTCCACTCGCCGTTGACGTGCACCTTGACGTGGATGTGCACGCACCGGCCCCGGTACCAGCCCGGGAAGACGGTCCTGAACGTGACGAAGCCCTGCCGGTCCGTCCGCCAGGTGCCGCGCAGATAGCGCGTGTCGTCCGTCGGCTCCTGGTGGCCGCCGCCCGGGGGCGGGCCGGAGGGGTCGCCGGTGGGAGGCGGGGCGGTGGGGGCAGGGCCGCCGTCGCCGTTGCCCATGTCCTCGTAGCCGGAGTAGACACCGACCGCGTCGCAGTGCCAGATGTCGACCGCCGCGTCGCGGACCGGCCGGCACGTCTCGGAGTCGATCACCTTGACGCGGAGCAGCAGCGGGATGCCCTCCCGGTCCTCGGTGACGTCCTGGCGGATCTTGTCGGCGTCGATGTAGTACGGGCCCTCCATGTTCACGGAGGTGAGCAGGTAGCACTCCTCCGGTAAGGGCGCGGAGCCGTCGCCCGTCTGCCCTCTCTGTTCTCCGGCGAAGGCGTTCGCCGCCATGGCGCCGCCGAGGCCCACCGCCGCGACGGCGCCCGCGCCGGCCACGACGACCTTGCGACGCGTCACATCCTGCTGACCCTGCCGCCCCTGCTGATCCTGCTGATCCTCGTGACTCTGTTGATTGGCTGTCATGCGCCGGGAAGTTAGATAAGAAACCTGTCAACGAGCTGAGAAAAGGTCTTCTTTTCCCCGGCCATGCGAAAGGGACCTGAAATCGACGGACGACTTCAGGTCCCTTTCCGGGAAAGCGCCGATAAAGGCTTGCCTTACTTCGGCTGCGGCTTGCGCACCGACAGGTGCAGCTCACGCAGCCGCGCCTCCTCCAGCTCTGTCGGCGCGCCCATCATCAGGTCCTGGGCGTTGCCGTTGAGCGGGAAGGCGATGGTCTCGCGGATGTTGGGCTCGTCCGCGAGGAGCATGACGATACGGTCGACACCCGGCGCGATACCGCCGTGCGGCGGGGCGCCGAAGCGGAACGCGCGCAGCATGCCGGCGAACTGCTCCTCGACCGTGTCACGGTCGTAGCCCGCGATCTCGAAGGCCTTGAGCATGATGTCGGGCTCGTGGTTCCGGATCGCGCCGGAGGACAGCTCGACGCCGTTGCAGACGATGTCGTACTGCCAGCCGAGGATGTCCAGCGGGTCCTGGGTCTCCAGGGCCTCCAGGCCTCCCTGCGGCATGGAGAAGGGGTTGTGCGAGAAGTCGATCTTGCCGGTCTCCTCGTCCTTCTCGTACATCGGGAAGTCGACGATCCAGCAGAACCGGAAGACGCCCTCCTCGAAGTGCCCGGCACGCTTGGCGGCCTCGACCCGCACCGCGCCCATGATCTTCGAAACCTCTTCGAACTCACCCGCGCCGAAGAACACGGCGTGCCCGGCGGCCAGCGACAGACGCTTGGTCAGCTCGGCGACGTTCTCCTCGGTGAGGAACTTGGCGATCGGGCCGGACAGCGAACCGTCCTCGGCGACCCGCACCCAGGCCAGACCCTTGGCGCCCTGCTCGATCGCGTACTCGCCGAGCTGGTCGAAGAACTTGCGCGGCTGGGCCGAGACGTCCGGCACGGCGAGCGCGCGCACGTGCTTGCCTGCGAACGCCTTGAACTCCGAACCCTCGAAGACATCGGTGATGTCGACCAGCTCCAGCTGAGCCCGCAGGTCCGGCTTGTCGGAGCCGTACTTGAGCATCGCCTCGCGGAACGGAATGCGCGGGAAGGGCGACGTCACGTGCCGGCCGCCACCGAACTCCTCGAAGAGCTCGGTCATGAGCTTCTCGATGGGCTGGAAGACGTCCTCCTGCTCGACGAAGGACATCTCCACGTCGAGCTGGTAGAACTCACCCGGCGAACGGTCCGCGCGCGCGTCCTCGTCCCGGAAGCAGGGCGCGATCTGGAAGTAGCGGTCGAAGCCCGAGATCATCAGCAGCTGCTTGAACTGCTGCGGGGCCTGGGGGAGGGCGTAGAACTTGCCCGGGTTGAGGCGCGACGGCACGACGAAGTCGCGGGCGCCCTCGGGGGAGGTGGCGGACAGGATCGGCGTCGCCATCTCGTTGAAGCCGAGGGCCGTCATCTTGTGGCGGATGGCGCTGATCACGGCCGTACGCAGCATGATGTTGCGGTGCATGCGCTCGCGGCGCAGGTCCAGGAAGCGGTACTCCAGGCGCCGCTCCTCGTTGACCCCGTCCTCGGTGTTGATGGTGAAGGGGAGCGGGGCGGCCGCGCCGAGCAGCTCGACCTCGCCGACCTCGACCTCGATCTCGCCGGAGGGCAGGTCCGGGTTGATGTTCTCGGCGCCGCGCGAGACGACCTTGCCGTCGACGCGGACGGTCGACTCCTTGGAGATCTTGTCCAGCGCCTCGTAGGCCGGGGTGCCCGGACGGGCCACCAACTGCGTGATGCCGTAGTGATCGCGGAGATCGATGAAGAGGATGCCGCCCAGGTCGCGCCGATTGTGCAGCCAGCCGCTCAGCCGGACGTCGGTGCCGACGTCAGAGGCGCGGAGCTCGCCGCAGGTGTGGGACCTGTACCGATGCATCGTCGTTCATCCAGCCTTCGCTGATCGGGGATCTGGCGGGTGC
The DNA window shown above is from Streptomyces akebiae and carries:
- a CDS encoding intradiol ring-cleavage dioxygenase → MTANQQSHEDQQDQQGRQGQQDVTRRKVVVAGAGAVAAVGLGGAMAANAFAGEQRGQTGDGSAPLPEECYLLTSVNMEGPYYIDADKIRQDVTEDREGIPLLLRVKVIDSETCRPVRDAAVDIWHCDAVGVYSGYEDMGNGDGGPAPTAPPPTGDPSGPPPGGGHQEPTDDTRYLRGTWRTDRQGFVTFRTVFPGWYRGRCVHIHVKVHVNGEWTDAGYEGGNTCHTGQLYFDEESVLASAEVEPYASNTAERTTLDEDFIYDGNGARGGLLTLRYAPRDIAKGVRASLTVGVDPEATNEG
- the aspS gene encoding aspartate--tRNA ligase, which produces MHRYRSHTCGELRASDVGTDVRLSGWLHNRRDLGGILFIDLRDHYGITQLVARPGTPAYEALDKISKESTVRVDGKVVSRGAENINPDLPSGEIEVEVGEVELLGAAAPLPFTINTEDGVNEERRLEYRFLDLRRERMHRNIMLRTAVISAIRHKMTALGFNEMATPILSATSPEGARDFVVPSRLNPGKFYALPQAPQQFKQLLMISGFDRYFQIAPCFRDEDARADRSPGEFYQLDVEMSFVEQEDVFQPIEKLMTELFEEFGGGRHVTSPFPRIPFREAMLKYGSDKPDLRAQLELVDITDVFEGSEFKAFAGKHVRALAVPDVSAQPRKFFDQLGEYAIEQGAKGLAWVRVAEDGSLSGPIAKFLTEENVAELTKRLSLAAGHAVFFGAGEFEEVSKIMGAVRVEAAKRAGHFEEGVFRFCWIVDFPMYEKDEETGKIDFSHNPFSMPQGGLEALETQDPLDILGWQYDIVCNGVELSSGAIRNHEPDIMLKAFEIAGYDRDTVEEQFAGMLRAFRFGAPPHGGIAPGVDRIVMLLADEPNIRETIAFPLNGNAQDLMMGAPTELEEARLRELHLSVRKPQPK